The DNA window CGGGGTTCTACCGGGCCAGGGACATCCTAACATGGGCGCGCTTTCCCGCCCCAGATGACAACGACGGTGGGGAGGATGATCGCCCTAGAACGGGACCGAAGGACGAGGAGCTTGAACGAGGCGAAATATTCACGCCCGTTGACCGCCTGACCAAGGAGAGCCAAGTGTTTTCCGAGCTCCAAGCGAGTCGGTACCGCTTCATGGCCTATTTTGGGGAGGAAGCCGCCCGGCCCTTCGAGGAGATTCGGGCCATTCACAGCGAGGTCATCGACTCGGCCCACAACCTGATCCGCACCTACGGCCAGGAGCCAACGGGCTCGGAGGAAGCGAGGCGCAACCAATGGGAAGCGGCGATTGGCTGGGGCGAAGGGGACAGTGACACTCTCAGGAGGCGGCTTGATCTGGCGGTGAAGGCCATTGAGCAGACTTGCCGACCCCTGATCGAGGAGCGCCATAGCACGCGCCGCAATGGTCCCGTTTGAGGCCTTTGGACATTTTCATAAGGGCCTGGCAATTGTGCCTGTGTGATTAGCTGGGGCAAGCTGGCGTTCATCAGCCTCGCGCTCTCTGCTCCCTTGTCGTGGGCGGCGGTACAGGTGCATTTGAGAGAACGATGTGGATCTGAGCTACCGCCGCCGCGCCTTCACCAATTGCCGCGCCGACGCGCTTAACTGACCCCGCCCGAACATCACCGACCGCGAACACATTGGCGACTTCCGCTTCCAGCGCAAAGCGGCGTCTTGGGCCGCATTCTTCCATCATGCCGGTGGCCGGTAGAGCCGCACCTGTGCGAACAAAGCCGTTGGCGTCCAGGCCCACGCCGCAGCCCTTGAGCCAGCCCGTTGCGGGATCCGCGCCGATGAAGATGAAAACGTTGCGGATCGGCTTCTCCGTCTCCGCGCCGCTAACGCGGTTGCGCCACCAGACGTGCTCAAGCTGCCCCTCCGGCGAACCCGAGAGGGCGGTGATCTCGGTTTCGGTCAGCACTTCGATGTTGTCCGCAGCCGCAATCCTGTCGATCAGATATTGCGACATGCTCTCGGCCAGACTGGGCCCACGGACCAATATCCACACCTTCGCGGCAAAGTCCCTCAGAAACACCGCCGCTTGCCCGGCAGAGTTGCCGCCGCCCACAAGGGCAACCTCCTCGTTCCGGCACAGGCGCGCTTCAATGGGTGAGGCCCAGTACCACACGCCGCGCCCCTCGAACTCCTCCAGGCGAGGAATATCCGGCCGCCGATAACGGGCGCCCGAGGCTACAACCACCGTGGAGCCTTTGACTCGCCGGCCGTCAGCGAGTTGTATCCCATACGGCATTTGCGAGCAATCGAGGCCGACGGCTTCGGCCGGGATCACCATCTGGGCGCCAAATTTCTGCGCCTGGACGAAAGCCCGCGCCGTAAGCTCCCGGCCGGGGATGCCGGTGGGAAAGCCAAGATAGTTCTCGATCCGGGCGCTCTCGCCTGCTTGGCCGCCAAAAGCAACGGCATCCAGGACGATGACCGACAACCCCTCCGACGCGGCGTAAACTGCCGTCGAGAGACCAGCAGGCCCCGCTCCGATGATGGCAACGTCATAGGCTCGATCCGGCCCATCGACGGGCACCATGCCGAGCGCCTGCGCCAGAGCGCGCTCGGTCGGGTTCTTGAGAATTGTCCCCTTGGGACACACGGCGAGGGGTAGATCCTTCGTGTCCGGCGCATAGCTCTCGATGAGCGTCGCCGCGTCACGGTCGCGGGCGGGATCGAGCACCTGGCATGGATAGCCATTGCGGGCCATGAAGCCTTGCAGACGGACCACGTCGGGATGGGTTTCATGACCGATCAGGACCGGGCCGCCTGCACCCGTCTCAATCAGCACGACGCGCCTGAGAATGAGCGCCCGCATGATCCTGTCGCCCAGTGCGGGTTCGGCGATCATCAAGGCCCGTAGGTTTTCGGGCGGAATGAGCTGCGCCTCCACATCGTCAATGGCATGGACATCGACCAGCGCTGGCTGGCCTGACAACTGCCCCACCTCGGCGACGAAGTCGCCGGGTCCCAGCTCGACAATCGGGGACAGACGCCCCCAAGGGTCCCATTGGGCGACCCTGACCGAGCCGGTGATGAGGACGAACATGCCCGGAGCAACATCGCCGGTGACAAAGAGCGGCTCACCTGCCGCATGGCGTCGGATCTCGCCGAAGCGACGCAGGCGGCCGATGTCCGTAGTCCCAAATTTCGGAAACATCTGCTCGTTGCGGGGATCAATGGCTGCCATGGGAAACCTTGCTTTTTCACAGTACGAGATGATCGGGCCGGGTGGCCGCACTGAAATTCAGGAGCTGCTCCGGCCTAGTCGGCAATCCCTCGGGCCTGATCCTGCTCGGTGGCATCCTTCCTGTCCTGGTCGCGCACGAGCCAATGGACCGAGCCGAGTGCCAGGATAGCCGCGGCCAGCCCGACGATGGTGAGCGGGTCGGTCTTGCTCGCATCCAGGATGATGAATTTACGCACCAGCGCCAGCAGGGCAATCAGCACCACTGTGCGCACCTGCACGATGCTTTCCTTGCGGTGAAGGATGCTGATGATCGAATGGTTGAACTCCAGGGCAATCAGCACCGTGAAGATCATGCCAAAGACCCCCTGGAACACGCCCGTCTCCGCCGGGTCGAGAAGCCCAGATAGCAGCAGCATGAGGATGCGGAAGCCCAGGTGGATCATTGCGGCCGCGATCACCAGCCCGATAAGGCTGGTTAGCACCAGCGAGACGACCTGCTCGAAACGCTCGTAGGTGCTCAGGATGGGCCAAGCCTCACGGGTCTCGCGAAGGGCGCGGTCCATGGCCCTCGCGGGCCGGCCGGTTCCCATCGTGGAGCGGGGATCGTCTCGCTCCGTCCGGGGGTGGTCTCCCTCGTCCGATAGTTGCCTCATGTGTGATCTGCCGGACTTAGGTGCTTGCGCCGCCGCGCGTGCTGCCTGGTGCGCCTCCTTGTCCTCACTCGGCGGCCGTCCTGCTGTCGCCGGCTCCGCGCTGGGCGTCCCGGTCCAGCTCGACCGCATCACGGTGGTCATCGGTCGCGCCCGCGGCCTTTGTCGCACCCTCTGCCTTGGGCTGCGGCTCCAGCACTACCCTCTGCTGGTCTCCGTCCCAACGTGCGCTCACCCGGTCACCTTCCTGAACCTCGTTTGCCAGCATTGCGCGGGCAAGCTGGGTCTCCAGCTCGGAGCGAATGAGGCGCCGCAGCTCGCGGGCTCCGAACTCCGGCCGGAAGCCGGCGGCCGCCAAGTGGTCGACAAGGCTGCCGTCGATATCAAGCTCGACGCCTTGGCCATGGGCGGTCCGCCTGACGCGCTCCAGCTGAAGCTCGACGATGGAGCGGATCTCGCTCCGCGCCAGGGCATGGAAGACGATGATCTCGTCGATGCGGTTGATGAACTCCGGCCGGAAGTGGCCGCGCAGCACGTCCATCAGCTCGCGCTTCAGACGGGCCTGATCGTCCTCGGCCGTGCCGCGCAGGTTGAGGTGGCGCTGGATGATGTCGGAGCCCAGGTTCGACGTGGCGATCAGGATCGTGTTGGTGAAGTCGACGACCCGTCCCTTGCCGTCGGTCAACCGCCCATCGTCGAACACCTGCAGCAGCACGTTGTAGACATCCGGATGGGCCTTCTCAATCTCGTCGAGAAGCACGACGGAATAGGGCCGCCGCCGCACGCGCTCGGTCAGCTGTCCGCCTTCCTCGTAGCCGACATACCCAGGAGGCGCACCGATGAGGCGGGCGACCGCGTGGCGTTCCATGTACTCCGACATGTCGAGGCGGATCATCGCGTCCTCCTCGCCGAAGACGGTTTCGGCAAGAGCCTTGGCGAGTTCCGTCTTGCCGACGCCGGTGGGGCCGAGGAACAGGAAGGTCGCGATGGGACGGCGCCCCTCCCGCAGGCCAGCGCGCGCCAGGCGCACGGCGTCGCTGACCGCCCTGACTGCCTCCTCCTGACCGATCACGCGCTGGTGCAGGCGCTCTTCCATCTTCACGAGGCGCTGGCGCTCCTCGGTTGTGAGTTCGTTGACCGGCACGCCGGTGAGCTTGGACACCACCTGTGCGATATGCTCTGTGCGCACCTCGGTCGAGGCCGAGCCGCGTTCACGCCGCCACCGTTCGTTTGCGCCCTGCAGATCCTTGTTGCGGGCATCGTGCCGGGCCTGGATTTCGGAGGCGCGGTCGAATTGCTTGCGGGAGGAGGCGTAGTCCTGCTCGCGCTTGAGCTGGCGCACCTCGGCCTCCATTTCCTGGACGTCCACAGGCCGGGCGGTTGCCGAGATCTTTACGCGCGCAGCGGCTTGGTCGATCAGGTCGATGGCCTTGTCAGGCAGGAAGCGCCCGGTGATGTAGCGGTCGGACAGTTCCGCCGCCGCGATGATGGCCTCGTCCGTGATCGTTACCTTGTGGTGTGCCTCCAGGGTATCCCGTAGACCGCGCAGGATCATGATGGTCTGGGCAACGGTCGGCTCGGGCACGAAGACCGGCTGGAAGCGGCGCTCCAGGGCGGCATCCTTTTCGATGTACTTCTGATACTCGTTGAGCGTCGTTGCGCCGATCAGGTTGAGCTCGCCGCGGGCAAGCGCCGGCTTGAACACGTTGGCGATGTCGAGCCCGCCTTCGCCGCCGCCCTGGCCGGCCCCCACGATGGTGTGGATCTCGTCGATGAACAGGACCAGCTCGTCCTCGCGCTCGGTGACCTCCTTGAGGATCTGCTGAACGCGTTCCTCAAACTCGCCCCGATACTTGGAGCCGGCCACCATGGAGTTGATGGACAGCTCCACGAGGCGCTTGTCGCGCAGGCTCTCCGGCACTTCGCCGCCAACGATGCGCTGGGCAAGACCCTCGACGATGGCTGTCTTGCCGACACCCGGCTCGCCGATGAGGACCGGGTTGTTCTTCTTGCGCCGGGCCAGCACCTCGATGGCGGTCTCGATCTCCTTGGCGCGGCCGATCACCGGATCGAGCTTGCCCTCGCGGGCGAGCTTAGTGAGATCGCGCGAGTATTTGTCGAGATTGGGCGTGTTGGTGGGCGTATCGACCCGTCCTTCCTCGGCGCCGCGGCCGACGACCTTGACGACCTGCTGGCGGATGGCCTGAGGGGTGAGGCCATAGCGGTTAAGGACATCGGGTCCGATGCCTTCCCCCTCCTCGGCCAAGCCGATGAGCAGGTGCTCGGGTCCGACATAGGAGTGGCCGAACTCGCCGGAGACGGAGAAGGCCCGGGAGAGAGCGCTCTTCACCCGGGGCGAGACGCCGATCTCGCCGCCTTCCTCTGGGTTGAAGTCGCCCCGGGGGCTTTCCTGGACGATCTGGTTGCGCAGGTCATCGAGCGAGACCTTGAACTGGTCGAGGATGGTGCGGACGACGTCACTTTCGGTCAGAGCGAGCAGGAGATGTTCGGTGTCGACCTCGCGGCGGCC is part of the Microvirga terrae genome and encodes:
- a CDS encoding FAD-dependent oxidoreductase, with product MAAIDPRNEQMFPKFGTTDIGRLRRFGEIRRHAAGEPLFVTGDVAPGMFVLITGSVRVAQWDPWGRLSPIVELGPGDFVAEVGQLSGQPALVDVHAIDDVEAQLIPPENLRALMIAEPALGDRIMRALILRRVVLIETGAGGPVLIGHETHPDVVRLQGFMARNGYPCQVLDPARDRDAATLIESYAPDTKDLPLAVCPKGTILKNPTERALAQALGMVPVDGPDRAYDVAIIGAGPAGLSTAVYAASEGLSVIVLDAVAFGGQAGESARIENYLGFPTGIPGRELTARAFVQAQKFGAQMVIPAEAVGLDCSQMPYGIQLADGRRVKGSTVVVASGARYRRPDIPRLEEFEGRGVWYWASPIEARLCRNEEVALVGGGNSAGQAAVFLRDFAAKVWILVRGPSLAESMSQYLIDRIAAADNIEVLTETEITALSGSPEGQLEHVWWRNRVSGAETEKPIRNVFIFIGADPATGWLKGCGVGLDANGFVRTGAALPATGMMEECGPRRRFALEAEVANVFAVGDVRAGSVKRVGAAIGEGAAAVAQIHIVLSNAPVPPPTTREQRARG
- a CDS encoding phosphate-starvation-inducible PsiE family protein; the encoded protein is MGTGRPARAMDRALRETREAWPILSTYERFEQVVSLVLTSLIGLVIAAAMIHLGFRILMLLLSGLLDPAETGVFQGVFGMIFTVLIALEFNHSIISILHRKESIVQVRTVVLIALLALVRKFIILDASKTDPLTIVGLAAAILALGSVHWLVRDQDRKDATEQDQARGIAD
- a CDS encoding ATP-dependent Clp protease ATP-binding subunit, encoding MADGLCDICGVRPATVRAQVISNGQRETMELCDVDYRRLARQQRPSSPLESLFGGRGSLFDDFFGGDVVGESPRGSVGRLADEPSDTGDGGTPIPVRSGRGRTRGRGAAAGMADRLSEHAEEILQSAARRAGDFGRREVDTEHLLLALTESDVVRTILDQFKVSLDDLRNQIVQESPRGDFNPEEGGEIGVSPRVKSALSRAFSVSGEFGHSYVGPEHLLIGLAEEGEGIGPDVLNRYGLTPQAIRQQVVKVVGRGAEEGRVDTPTNTPNLDKYSRDLTKLAREGKLDPVIGRAKEIETAIEVLARRKKNNPVLIGEPGVGKTAIVEGLAQRIVGGEVPESLRDKRLVELSINSMVAGSKYRGEFEERVQQILKEVTEREDELVLFIDEIHTIVGAGQGGGEGGLDIANVFKPALARGELNLIGATTLNEYQKYIEKDAALERRFQPVFVPEPTVAQTIMILRGLRDTLEAHHKVTITDEAIIAAAELSDRYITGRFLPDKAIDLIDQAAARVKISATARPVDVQEMEAEVRQLKREQDYASSRKQFDRASEIQARHDARNKDLQGANERWRRERGSASTEVRTEHIAQVVSKLTGVPVNELTTEERQRLVKMEERLHQRVIGQEEAVRAVSDAVRLARAGLREGRRPIATFLFLGPTGVGKTELAKALAETVFGEEDAMIRLDMSEYMERHAVARLIGAPPGYVGYEEGGQLTERVRRRPYSVVLLDEIEKAHPDVYNVLLQVFDDGRLTDGKGRVVDFTNTILIATSNLGSDIIQRHLNLRGTAEDDQARLKRELMDVLRGHFRPEFINRIDEIIVFHALARSEIRSIVELQLERVRRTAHGQGVELDIDGSLVDHLAAAGFRPEFGARELRRLIRSELETQLARAMLANEVQEGDRVSARWDGDQQRVVLEPQPKAEGATKAAGATDDHRDAVELDRDAQRGAGDSRTAAE